One part of the Enterococcus sp. DIV1094 genome encodes these proteins:
- a CDS encoding helix-turn-helix domain-containing protein, whose amino-acid sequence MIPDYLRKELAVLFFIVNKDQTTTDEISRDLKLSKRTIRETISTIKKHLEEHQGLKDFIVIKKSGMIHIHPTFKSEAIDVAYNLKLQLLKTNTIFNYTVLILTRTSLDKATILNELFISNSYLNKITQHLNNFFSSFDFMITISKGNFSLKGNEMNIRLFSYLFLQDSFQDIEWPFYDMPLESILENIPEDILIYSHQRSNIKNRSLCILYAILQIRIRNQNYVPQPKDQLIQTLFTLIHEIVGVASIFEQDTFGTLERNVEKTEIQYFNFLARIFISDVIQTKEKINLGKAFVNEIHPYCTLSNDVLRMNTMLIEEGILEEERCLFNYYITLFNTFYFLVGDTLDCFSDLFIPSWSFHSEVKNEYMSIIETNLSPLTMNEKHKHYLANQLYTLFTSEMKSEVKIYLHLSKDFTASFFVENQLRHLFNEKQIMITDNYSLSDIVITDMLERPTSNKKIFYLDSLDNATRWKELLFLIQETYLDKQMKQKHQVRKF is encoded by the coding sequence ATGATACCGGACTATTTAAGAAAAGAATTGGCAGTTCTATTTTTCATTGTAAATAAAGATCAAACAACGACTGATGAGATTTCACGAGATTTGAAGTTATCTAAAAGAACCATTAGAGAAACAATTTCAACGATAAAAAAACATTTGGAAGAGCATCAAGGACTTAAAGACTTTATCGTAATAAAAAAATCTGGCATGATTCACATCCATCCCACGTTTAAATCAGAAGCAATCGATGTAGCATACAATTTAAAGCTGCAATTACTTAAAACAAATACGATTTTTAATTATACTGTTCTAATACTTACTCGAACTTCACTGGACAAGGCTACCATTCTAAATGAACTTTTTATCTCGAACAGTTATTTGAATAAAATCACACAACATTTAAATAACTTCTTTTCATCTTTTGATTTCATGATCACTATTTCAAAAGGAAATTTTTCTTTAAAGGGAAATGAAATGAATATACGCTTATTTTCTTATTTATTCTTGCAAGATTCTTTTCAAGATATCGAATGGCCATTCTACGACATGCCCCTCGAAAGTATTCTAGAGAATATTCCAGAAGACATTTTGATTTACTCGCATCAACGGTCAAATATAAAAAATAGATCGCTATGTATTCTCTATGCTATTTTGCAAATCAGGATCAGGAACCAGAATTACGTTCCCCAACCAAAAGACCAATTGATCCAAACGCTCTTCACACTTATTCATGAGATTGTTGGTGTAGCTTCAATTTTTGAACAGGACACCTTTGGCACTCTCGAAAGAAATGTGGAGAAAACGGAAATTCAATATTTTAACTTTCTTGCACGTATTTTTATTTCAGATGTCATTCAAACAAAGGAAAAAATCAATTTAGGAAAAGCTTTCGTGAATGAAATCCATCCTTACTGTACGCTGTCTAATGATGTCCTTAGAATGAACACGATGTTGATCGAAGAGGGTATTCTAGAGGAAGAACGATGTTTATTTAACTACTATATAACATTATTCAATACTTTTTATTTTCTAGTTGGCGATACATTAGATTGCTTTTCTGATTTATTTATCCCTTCTTGGTCGTTTCATTCCGAGGTAAAAAATGAATACATGTCGATCATTGAGACGAACCTATCTCCCCTTACTATGAATGAAAAGCACAAACATTACTTAGCAAATCAACTATATACTCTTTTCACCTCTGAAATGAAGTCAGAAGTGAAAATCTATTTGCACCTATCCAAAGACTTTACTGCAAGCTTTTTTGTTGAAAATCAGCTTAGACATTTATTTAATGAAAAGCAAATTATGATCACAGATAATTATTCTCTATCAGACATCGTCATCACAGATATGCTAGAACGGCCTACATCGAATAAGAAGATTTTTTATTTAGATTCACTAGATAATGCAACAAGATGGAAAGAACTACTCTTCCTGATTCAAGAAACCTATCTAGATAAACAAATGAAGCAGAAACATCAAGTTCGTAAATTTTAA
- a CDS encoding bacterial Ig-like domain-containing protein, whose product MKKKWIAIFSAVLLVSPSLIGTGQVVAETIETEQSQELETQESSEGDIATGSAERTLEDSTTSEPIESIVEDSTDQSGRPEGINESPILSEDPTSMTETVDSSLANAVEEDLVSQEDTTTGEVSLTANTVASGHLGTVDWEIDADGTLHIGAGQLSSSVMSNGSSPFFFYSDQITSIIFDGKVTAGDSLEMLFYGLNKVTKIENLSYLDTSQTTSMHYMFCNMSALTSIDVSRFDTSKVTDMRQMFSGASSLSTLDVSKFDTSSVIYMGQMFYDMRSLTFLDLSNFETPNLTNMMGMFSYASIKSLDISNFNTLQAAMGPDTFWQTPLEHIKLGENFVFKDSLLGEPPIDTTYIGKWQKDQSGPLYTSLELATNYMGATMKGDWYWATSQESIEVIDSSIYEGDKWEAKDNFIDAKDKDGNPVAFEDLTVEGTVDTTKAGTYEVKYSYDEVTSIATITVKAIQTAVNIHDSIVYIGSNWRAEDNFDSAVDKDGGLVDFAAVTVEGTVDTTKAGTYEVKYSYDGVTSIAKITVQANQTVVNVHDSTLYIGTDWKAEDNFDSAFDGNGDSVDFGAVTVEGTVDTTKVGIYEVKYTYDGVTSIATITVQANQTAVNVHDSTLYIGTDWKAEDNFDSAVDKDGNSVDFGAVIVEGSVDTAKVGTYEVKYSYDGVTSSATITVKEIGTTAVNVHDSTVYIGSNWKAEDNFDSAVDENGDPVGFEAVTVEGMVDTTKVGTYEVKYSYDGVTSSATITVKEVGTTAVNVHDSTLYIGTNWKAEDNFDSAVDEYGNPVGFEAVTVEGSVDTTKVGTYRVTYSYAGVTSTAAITVRDKQKTGTTNNGNKGQNSQNISNASNTNDNKTSNKNFPHTGEQTNNIWQLAGVFTLLFSLFYLARRKKVR is encoded by the coding sequence ATGAAAAAGAAATGGATAGCTATTTTTAGTGCCGTGTTGTTAGTAAGCCCTTCCTTAATAGGGACAGGACAAGTAGTGGCGGAGACTATTGAAACAGAGCAGTCACAGGAACTAGAGACACAAGAGAGTAGTGAAGGGGATATAGCTACTGGTAGTGCTGAAAGAACTCTTGAAGATAGCACAACTAGTGAACCAATTGAAAGTATCGTAGAAGATTCTACCGATCAATCCGGTCGTCCTGAGGGAATAAATGAGTCACCAATTTTAAGTGAAGATCCAACTTCCATGACAGAAACGGTAGATAGTTCCTTGGCTAACGCAGTTGAAGAGGATTTAGTGTCGCAAGAAGACACAACAACTGGAGAAGTCAGTTTAACAGCTAATACAGTTGCATCTGGTCACTTGGGTACAGTTGATTGGGAAATTGACGCCGATGGAACTTTACACATTGGGGCGGGTCAACTATCTTCATCGGTTATGTCGAATGGTAGTTCACCGTTTTTTTTCTATAGTGATCAAATTACTTCAATCATTTTTGACGGAAAGGTAACAGCAGGGGATTCTTTAGAAATGCTATTTTATGGTTTGAACAAAGTGACAAAAATAGAAAACCTAAGCTATCTTGATACGAGTCAAACGACTAGTATGCATTATATGTTTTGCAATATGTCTGCGCTAACTTCCATTGATGTATCAAGGTTTGACACAAGTAAAGTAACGGATATGAGACAGATGTTTTCTGGGGCAAGTAGTTTGTCGACCCTTGATGTATCAAAATTTGATACAAGTTCTGTCATATATATGGGGCAAATGTTCTATGACATGAGAAGTTTAACATTCCTTGATTTATCAAATTTTGAAACACCTAATCTGACGAATATGATGGGCATGTTTTCCTATGCAAGTATAAAATCACTGGACATATCAAATTTTAATACCTTACAAGCAGCTATGGGGCCAGATACTTTTTGGCAAACACCGCTCGAACATATCAAGTTAGGAGAAAATTTTGTATTTAAAGATTCTTTATTAGGCGAACCACCAATTGATACTACTTATATTGGCAAATGGCAGAAAGATCAGTCTGGTCCTCTTTACACTTCTTTAGAGTTAGCAACTAATTATATGGGTGCGACTATGAAGGGAGATTGGTATTGGGCAACTTCACAAGAAAGTATTGAGGTGATTGATTCCTCTATTTATGAAGGTGATAAATGGGAAGCAAAAGATAATTTTATTGATGCAAAAGATAAAGACGGGAATCCAGTGGCTTTCGAAGATTTAACAGTGGAAGGCACAGTGGATACAACGAAAGCCGGCACATATGAAGTGAAGTACAGCTATGACGAAGTGACTAGTATTGCTACAATCACAGTCAAAGCAATCCAAACGGCAGTGAATATCCATGATTCCATCGTGTATATCGGTTCAAATTGGCGTGCAGAAGATAATTTTGACAGTGCGGTCGATAAAGACGGCGGCCTAGTAGATTTCGCAGCTGTGACAGTGGAAGGCACAGTGGATACAACGAAAGCCGGCACATATGAAGTAAAATACAGCTATGACGGAGTGACAAGTATTGCCAAAATCACAGTGCAAGCGAACCAAACAGTAGTGAATGTCCACGATTCCACGCTTTATATCGGTACAGATTGGAAAGCAGAAGACAACTTTGACAGTGCATTTGATGGAAATGGCGATTCTGTAGATTTCGGAGCTGTGACGGTTGAAGGCACAGTAGACACTACGAAAGTCGGAATATATGAAGTAAAATACACTTATGACGGAGTGACGAGTATTGCTACAATCACAGTGCAGGCGAACCAAACGGCAGTAAATGTCCACGACTCTACACTCTATATCGGAACGGATTGGAAAGCAGAAGACAACTTTGATAGTGCAGTGGATAAAGATGGCAACTCAGTAGATTTCGGAGCTGTGATAGTCGAAGGTAGTGTAGATACAGCGAAAGTCGGCACGTATGAAGTAAAATACAGCTATGACGGAGTGACAAGTAGTGCTACAATCACAGTCAAAGAAATCGGTACGACAGCAGTAAATGTCCATGACTCCACAGTTTATATTGGATCCAATTGGAAAGCAGAAGATAATTTTGACAGTGCGGTTGATGAAAATGGTGACCCAGTAGGTTTCGAAGCTGTAACAGTCGAAGGTATGGTGGATACAACAAAAGTCGGCACGTATGAAGTAAAATACAGCTATGACGGAGTGACAAGTAGTGCTACGATCACAGTCAAAGAAGTCGGTACGACGGCAGTAAATGTTCATGATTCCACGCTTTATATCGGAACGAATTGGAAAGCAGAAGACAATTTTGACAGTGCAGTTGATGAATACGGCAACCCAGTAGGTTTCGAAGCTGTGACAGTCGAAGGTAGTGTGGATACAACGAAAGTCGGTACGTATAGAGTAACCTATAGCTATGCCGGTGTAACGAGTACCGCTGCAATCACTGTGAGAGATAAACAGAAAACTGGAACTACAAATAATGGTAATAAAGGTCAAAATTCTCAAAATATTAGCAATGCTAGCAATACAAACGACAATAAAACTAGCAATAAAAATTTTCCTCATACCGGAGAGCAAACAAACAATATATGGCAACTCGCTGGAGTATTCACGCTTCTTTTTTCATTGTTCTATTTAGCAAGAAGGAAGAAAGTAAGATGA
- a CDS encoding TIGR04141 family sporadically distributed protein, with the protein MVKSQVGTQKLSIFLHEEEVESFDECIKKHSRDNSNIYEVKSEIGLSGKIYVHQSTVNIPDWKTTLEKLTNKTIDISSNSSNKAVVVFKYSKRYFSVVYGYGRSMLEEENIERNFGLVVAANLIDPKKIRSLNSMTLEDTIIDTQKQSIFYSRQSDLQVNANREILKSVSGAPKLESTAHFLVGTDSLTATRKMKIEDIKESIIFYYDTYKKQDYKDNGFAWLDNVKKEKDKKTISKLDSELVYSILNQSNRITIGPNRIMDWENIAGLFFKGIGKINLENLDMTLDYEKYIEFIKTKPDINILSKIKRDRIMARTITDEEIVISKVYDGIIYELVFEEKKYLLCNGNWFTVDKNFYEEIKEKISACPICSIQLSELNVGEREDDYNKRICDSSDDYELLDSKNYRVPGYSYSQIEPCDILTRDKKFIHVKKSDSSSKLSHLFSQGTVSAQLLSSDSEFRNHINKQVKEKLGKTFLKANAQNQDYEVVYAIVDKREKEIFEILPFFSMVSLAQSLDQLKQMQYKYSLMKIEVK; encoded by the coding sequence ATGGTAAAATCACAGGTTGGAACTCAAAAATTGTCTATATTTTTACATGAAGAAGAAGTTGAAAGTTTTGATGAATGTATAAAAAAACATTCTAGAGATAACTCAAATATATATGAAGTTAAATCTGAAATTGGGTTATCTGGTAAGATATATGTTCATCAATCAACAGTAAATATCCCAGATTGGAAAACAACCTTAGAAAAATTAACAAATAAAACTATTGATATTTCAAGTAATTCATCAAATAAAGCTGTCGTTGTATTTAAATATAGTAAACGTTACTTTAGTGTAGTGTATGGATACGGAAGATCAATGCTAGAAGAGGAAAATATTGAACGGAACTTTGGATTGGTAGTTGCTGCAAATTTGATTGATCCCAAGAAAATTAGAAGTTTAAATTCAATGACACTTGAAGATACGATAATTGATACGCAAAAACAATCAATATTTTATTCGAGACAATCTGATTTACAAGTTAATGCCAATAGAGAAATTTTAAAATCGGTATCAGGTGCTCCTAAATTAGAAAGCACTGCACATTTTTTAGTAGGAACAGACTCTCTAACAGCCACTAGAAAAATGAAAATTGAAGATATAAAAGAATCAATTATATTTTATTATGATACATATAAAAAACAAGATTATAAAGATAATGGCTTTGCATGGTTAGATAATGTTAAAAAAGAAAAGGATAAAAAAACTATAAGTAAATTGGACAGTGAATTAGTTTATAGTATCTTGAATCAAAGTAATAGGATTACAATTGGTCCCAATCGTATAATGGATTGGGAAAATATCGCAGGTCTATTTTTCAAAGGAATCGGAAAGATTAATCTTGAAAATTTAGATATGACACTTGACTATGAGAAATATATAGAATTTATTAAAACAAAACCAGATATAAATATACTTTCCAAGATTAAAAGAGATAGAATTATGGCTCGAACTATTACAGATGAGGAGATTGTTATTTCTAAGGTATACGACGGCATTATCTATGAACTAGTTTTTGAAGAAAAGAAATATTTACTTTGTAATGGGAATTGGTTTACAGTAGATAAAAATTTTTATGAAGAAATAAAAGAAAAAATATCTGCTTGCCCAATTTGCTCTATCCAGCTATCGGAATTAAATGTAGGAGAAAGGGAAGATGATTACAACAAAAGAATATGTGATTCAAGTGATGATTATGAGCTCTTAGATAGTAAAAATTATCGCGTTCCAGGTTATTCTTATAGCCAAATAGAACCTTGCGACATTCTTACTAGAGATAAAAAATTTATTCATGTTAAGAAGAGTGATTCTTCATCTAAATTGAGTCATCTTTTTTCTCAGGGTACTGTGTCTGCTCAATTATTAAGTAGCGATTCAGAGTTCAGAAACCATATAAATAAACAAGTAAAAGAAAAACTAGGAAAGACTTTTTTAAAAGCGAATGCTCAGAACCAAGACTATGAGGTGGTTTATGCGATTGTTGATAAGAGAGAAAAAGAAATTTTTGAAATACTTCCTTTCTTTTCTATGGTTAGTTTGGCTCAAAGTTTGGATCAACTAAAGCAAATGCAGTACAAATATTCTTTAATGAAGATAGAGGTAAAGTAA
- a CDS encoding HNH endonuclease, which translates to MAKRSNIKTPIDDIVSYWVTKVYEGDLSVDFSEAHERCWRCGYQKKLERCHIIPHSLGGKDIPSNYVLLCKRCHIDNPNVSDPEIMWDWLKAYKADFYDTFWAFQGMIEYKKIYGISFQQELINRNIEDRIVADIFKDQFKNASIHFGNPEFNVATIAGILKMFLKEYDRQISTPTQR; encoded by the coding sequence ATGGCTAAAAGATCGAATATTAAAACTCCAATTGATGATATTGTGTCGTATTGGGTAACAAAAGTTTATGAGGGAGATTTAAGCGTAGATTTTAGTGAGGCTCATGAACGATGCTGGAGATGTGGATATCAAAAAAAATTGGAACGATGTCATATTATCCCACATTCTCTAGGTGGGAAAGACATTCCTTCTAACTACGTATTATTATGTAAAAGATGCCACATTGATAATCCTAATGTTTCTGATCCAGAAATAATGTGGGATTGGTTAAAAGCTTATAAAGCTGATTTTTATGATACGTTTTGGGCATTTCAAGGTATGATTGAGTATAAAAAAATCTATGGGATTTCTTTCCAACAAGAATTAATTAACAGAAATATTGAGGATAGAATTGTTGCTGACATATTCAAGGATCAGTTTAAAAATGCAAGTATCCATTTTGGAAATCCTGAATTTAACGTTGCGACTATCGCAGGTATACTAAAAATGTTTTTAAAAGAATACGATAGACAAATATCTACACCTACACAACGATAG
- the guaA gene encoding glutamine-hydrolyzing GMP synthase — protein sequence MTNVADMTNVEKIIVLDYGSQYNQLITRRIRDLGVFSELLSHRITAEEVKAMNPKGIILSGGPNSVYDENAFGIDPEIFNLGIPVLGICYGMQLITYKLGGSVEPAKNREYGKALLEVTADDAALFSQTPKQQTVWMSHGDLVTKVPEGFETVATSNDCPIASIQNKERNFYGIQFHAEVRHSEYGIELLRHFAFDICQCEGNWTMNNFIDMQIEKIREQVGDKKVLLGLSGGVDSSVVGVLLQKAIGDQLTSIFVDHGLLRKGEADQVMESLGGKFGLNIIKVDARERFLDKLAGVSDPEQKRKIIGNEFVYLFDDEATKLAGEEGVSFLAQGTLYTDVIESGTETAQTIKSHHNVGGLPEDMQFELIEPLNTLFKDEVRELGTQLGMPDSIVWRQPFPGPGLGIRVLGEITEEKLEIVRESDMILREEIAAAGLDRDIWQYFTVLPGIRSVGVMGDGRTYDYTVGIRAVTSIDGMTADFARIPWDVLQKISVRIVNEVAHVNRIVYDITSKPPATVEWE from the coding sequence GTGACGAACGTTGCCGATATGACAAACGTTGAAAAAATCATCGTACTAGATTACGGTAGTCAATATAATCAATTGATTACACGACGCATCCGTGATTTAGGTGTTTTTTCTGAATTATTGAGCCACCGCATTACAGCTGAAGAAGTGAAAGCCATGAATCCGAAAGGGATCATCCTTTCTGGAGGTCCAAACAGTGTCTATGACGAAAATGCTTTTGGCATTGATCCTGAAATCTTCAATTTAGGGATTCCAGTGTTAGGGATTTGTTATGGTATGCAATTGATCACGTACAAACTTGGTGGTTCTGTTGAGCCAGCGAAAAACCGTGAATACGGAAAAGCATTACTTGAAGTAACAGCAGATGATGCGGCGCTATTCAGCCAAACACCAAAACAACAAACCGTTTGGATGAGCCATGGAGATCTAGTGACGAAAGTACCAGAAGGTTTTGAAACTGTTGCTACAAGTAACGACTGCCCGATCGCATCGATCCAAAACAAAGAACGTAACTTCTACGGTATCCAATTCCACGCAGAAGTTCGTCATTCAGAATACGGAATCGAATTATTACGTCATTTTGCTTTTGACATTTGTCAGTGTGAAGGAAATTGGACAATGAACAATTTCATCGACATGCAAATCGAAAAAATCCGTGAACAAGTCGGCGATAAAAAAGTCCTACTTGGTTTATCTGGCGGAGTGGATTCAAGTGTCGTTGGTGTCCTTTTACAAAAAGCAATCGGTGATCAATTAACATCGATTTTCGTTGACCACGGTCTATTGCGTAAAGGTGAAGCAGATCAAGTCATGGAAAGCTTAGGCGGAAAATTCGGCTTGAACATTATCAAAGTAGACGCAAGAGAGCGTTTCTTAGATAAACTTGCAGGTGTCTCTGATCCTGAACAAAAACGTAAAATTATCGGTAATGAGTTTGTCTACTTGTTTGACGACGAAGCAACAAAACTTGCTGGCGAAGAAGGCGTATCTTTCTTAGCACAAGGAACACTTTACACAGACGTAATCGAAAGTGGAACAGAAACTGCCCAAACGATCAAATCACACCACAACGTAGGTGGCTTGCCTGAGGATATGCAATTTGAATTGATCGAACCATTGAATACACTATTCAAAGACGAAGTCCGTGAATTAGGTACACAGCTTGGTATGCCTGATTCAATCGTTTGGCGTCAACCTTTCCCTGGACCAGGTCTTGGTATCCGTGTCTTAGGTGAAATCACTGAAGAAAAACTTGAGATCGTCCGTGAATCAGATATGATCTTACGTGAAGAAATCGCCGCTGCCGGTCTTGACCGTGACATCTGGCAATACTTCACTGTCTTACCAGGCATCCGTTCTGTGGGTGTAATGGGCGATGGACGTACGTATGACTACACAGTCGGCATCCGTGCAGTCACTTCGATCGACGGCATGACAGCTGACTTTGCGCGTATCCCATGGGATGTACTACAAAAAATCTCTGTACGTATCGTCAATGAAGTCGCACACGTGAACCGTATCGTGTACGATATTACCTCTAAACCACCAGCAACTGTGGAGTGGGAATAG
- the coaA gene encoding type I pantothenate kinase, protein MNDPMNYYRVAREEWREFYRNGQAPLTQDELNSIKSLNDRISMQDVRDIYVPLAHLIFLHMKEFESLSLSKGLFLHKYVQVPPFIIGIAGSVAVGKSTTARLLQMILSRTFKRRNVQLITTDGFLYPNKVLKERGIMDRKGFPESYDMEMLIDFLNQVKSGQETTKVPVYSHDVYDIIPDEYELIQQPDILIVEGINTLQLPANQQIYVSDFFDFSVYVDADSELIEKWYLDRFGALLDTAFQHPQNYYYQFAIGNREDAFKMARDVWKNVNLKNLNEYILPTRGRADIILHKTENHIIDSIFMRKY, encoded by the coding sequence ATGAATGATCCAATGAATTATTACCGTGTGGCAAGAGAAGAGTGGCGCGAATTTTACCGAAATGGTCAAGCTCCATTGACACAAGATGAACTAAATAGTATAAAAAGTTTGAACGACCGTATTTCCATGCAAGATGTTCGCGACATCTATGTACCACTTGCACACTTGATCTTTCTTCATATGAAAGAGTTTGAATCCCTCTCTCTGAGCAAAGGGTTATTCCTACACAAGTACGTCCAAGTTCCACCGTTTATCATTGGGATTGCCGGAAGTGTCGCAGTTGGTAAAAGTACGACTGCACGCTTGTTACAAATGATCTTATCTCGGACATTCAAACGAAGAAATGTCCAGTTGATCACCACCGACGGCTTCTTGTATCCGAATAAAGTCTTAAAAGAACGTGGCATCATGGATCGGAAAGGATTTCCAGAAAGCTATGACATGGAAATGCTGATCGACTTTCTTAACCAAGTAAAATCTGGTCAAGAAACAACAAAAGTACCGGTCTATTCCCACGATGTTTATGATATTATTCCCGATGAATATGAACTGATCCAACAACCGGACATTTTGATCGTCGAAGGAATCAATACGCTCCAACTGCCAGCCAATCAACAAATTTACGTCAGTGATTTTTTTGATTTCTCTGTTTATGTGGATGCAGATTCTGAATTGATCGAAAAATGGTATTTGGATCGCTTTGGTGCGTTACTTGATACAGCTTTTCAACATCCACAAAACTATTACTATCAATTTGCCATTGGCAATCGTGAAGATGCATTCAAAATGGCAAGAGATGTATGGAAAAATGTGAATTTGAAGAATTTAAACGAATATATCTTGCCTACTCGTGGAAGAGCCGATATAATTCTCCATAAAACTGAAAATCATATCATCGATTCGATTTTCATGCGAAAATATTAG
- a CDS encoding LysR family transcriptional regulator: MSIEKLEYFYMIARFNSLSQASKELHVSISSLSSSLKSLEQEIGTELFERHGKKIKLSSHGKSILPSVELILSEAKKLNISLNESVDYPSLRVGTSDASFIFEADKYPTHHQSFTIDYRYVPSLDLLNKLSQKEIDFAITSATLDHPKFVQTRLATLELKVAVSEYLLKPDGALSTEILEELPFIFLLDHVEHQVITKKVAQQLTSEPKYIVCPDSLGAMKMITEGKGMLLVNPFAQELLTIEPVCFVSLPTFPTIHFYLYKNSESKNFYFYPEVEKEIQAIFTQKCHKTLERTSIENHPSYLSKR; this comes from the coding sequence ATGTCGATCGAAAAATTAGAGTATTTCTATATGATTGCCCGTTTCAATAGTCTTTCACAAGCTTCAAAAGAGCTCCATGTCAGTATTTCCTCATTAAGTAGTTCGTTAAAAAGTTTAGAACAAGAAATCGGGACTGAACTATTCGAACGTCATGGCAAAAAAATCAAGTTGAGTAGCCATGGGAAATCGATTCTTCCTTCCGTAGAATTGATTTTGTCGGAAGCGAAGAAATTGAATATCTCATTAAATGAATCAGTGGACTATCCTTCTTTGCGTGTTGGCACAAGTGATGCATCGTTTATCTTTGAAGCAGACAAGTATCCAACTCATCATCAAAGCTTTACGATCGACTACCGCTATGTTCCTTCATTGGACTTATTGAATAAACTAAGCCAGAAAGAAATCGATTTTGCGATTACTTCTGCCACCTTAGATCACCCGAAATTTGTTCAAACAAGGTTGGCAACTTTAGAACTCAAAGTAGCAGTCAGTGAATATTTACTAAAACCAGATGGTGCATTGTCCACGGAGATACTTGAAGAATTACCTTTTATCTTTTTACTCGATCATGTCGAACATCAAGTGATCACAAAAAAAGTAGCACAACAGCTGACGAGCGAACCAAAATATATCGTTTGTCCAGATAGCTTAGGGGCAATGAAGATGATCACAGAAGGCAAAGGAATGTTATTAGTCAATCCCTTTGCACAAGAACTCTTAACCATTGAACCCGTTTGTTTTGTCTCTTTACCAACATTTCCGACCATTCATTTTTATCTTTATAAAAATAGTGAATCAAAAAACTTTTACTTCTATCCAGAAGTTGAAAAAGAAATCCAAGCAATCTTTACTCAAAAATGTCACAAAACTTTAGAAAGAACCTCGATAGAGAATCACCCCTCTTACTTGTCAAAACGATAA
- a CDS encoding class I SAM-dependent methyltransferase, with protein sequence MTNHYYSEHPETAHEFDEWSFELRGKNFQFVTDSGVFSRETVDYGSRVLIDAFEWTQLPEGKILDVGCGYGPIGLSLAYASERFVEMVDINARAVDLAQGNAKRNQIKNVAIYQSNIYDEVAETDYAAIVSNPPIRAGKKVVHEILTGAYARLRTGGTLTIVIQKKQGAPSAQKKMQETFGNAEIVIKDKGYYIIRSVKED encoded by the coding sequence ATGACGAATCATTATTATTCCGAACACCCAGAGACTGCTCATGAGTTTGATGAATGGTCATTTGAGTTAAGAGGAAAAAACTTTCAGTTCGTAACAGACTCGGGCGTGTTTTCACGTGAAACAGTCGACTATGGCTCACGCGTATTGATTGATGCCTTTGAATGGACGCAGTTACCTGAAGGCAAAATTTTGGATGTTGGTTGTGGCTATGGTCCAATCGGGCTTTCTCTTGCATATGCGAGTGAACGTTTTGTGGAGATGGTAGACATCAATGCTCGAGCGGTGGACTTAGCACAAGGAAATGCGAAGCGCAATCAAATCAAAAATGTAGCGATCTACCAGTCAAACATTTATGATGAGGTGGCAGAAACAGACTATGCTGCAATCGTCAGCAATCCGCCGATCCGTGCAGGCAAAAAAGTCGTACATGAAATCCTGACTGGTGCCTATGCCCGTTTGCGTACAGGTGGTACTTTAACGATCGTCATTCAGAAAAAACAAGGCGCACCTAGCGCGCAAAAGAAAATGCAGGAAACATTTGGTAACGCAGAAATCGTGATCAAAGATAAAGGATATTATATTATCCGAAGCGTGAAAGAAGATTAA